A region from the Euwallacea similis isolate ESF13 chromosome 23, ESF131.1, whole genome shotgun sequence genome encodes:
- the LOC136416514 gene encoding tigger transposable element-derived protein 4-like isoform X2 translates to MSYIIKKKKRKALTLNCKYDIVKRLQRHAKQSEICSEMGLSKSTVATIWKNKETILKTFESGQHSNVKKIKKPNNYEVDQRLLKWFSQQRNNNAIVSGAILQSKAEDFASKVSGNQEPKFNRSWIERFKRRHNITSGRIAGESTSVDMNIVDDWLQNKWPIIRSNFKDEDIFNGDGTGLFFKLTPDRTLKFKGQTCEGGKLSKERITIFVVANLTGSEKRKLLVIGKSRNPRCFKNIVQLPVTYKSNKRAWTNSEIFINALREWDEELRRKKRKIILLVDNCPAHPDVKNLMWITLVFMPPNTSSKLQPMDQGVIHSLKSHYRRLLLSEMISCMDSDDNAIIASVSSASDTYDDDEEDEDAAYENNEIISVPTTTEALRYVSSIRQFLQSRNTSQNVLDGIAHVELHINEIHFTTIKQTKISDFFLSNS, encoded by the exons atgagttatatcattaaaaaaaaaaaacgtaaagctttaactttaaattgtaaatatgacATTGTTAAACGGTTGCAGAGACATGCCAAACAGAGTGAAATTTGTTCAGAAATGGGATTAAGTAAATCAACg gttgcaacaatttggaaaaataaagaaacaatccTAAAAACCTTCGAAAGTGGACaacattcaaatgtaaaaaaaatcaaaaagcccAATAATTATGAAGTTGACCAAAgactcttaaaatggttttctcaacaaagaaataataacgCAATTGTTAGCGGTGCTATATTACAATCAAAAGCTGAAGATTTTGCAAGTAAGGTGTCCGGAAACCAGGAAccgaaatttaatagaagCTGGATCGAAAGGTTCAAAAGAAGGCATAATATTACGAGTGGAAGAATTGCTGGAGAATCGACTTCAGTTGATATGAACATTGTAGATGACTGGCTGCAAAACAAATGGCCAATAATTAGGTCAAACTTTAAGGATGAGGACATCTTCAATGGAGATGGAACCGGTTTATTCTTCAAGCTTACACCTGATAGAACACTAAAGTTTAAAGGGCAAACCTGTGAAGGTGGAAAGCTTTCCAAAGAAAGAATCACTATATTTGTTGTAGCGAATTTGACAGGatccgaaaaaagaaagttattggtaATTGGAAAATCTAGAAACCCTAgatgttttaagaatattgtACAATTGCCAGTAACTTATAAGTCCAATAAAAGGGCATGGACGAattcagagatttttataaatgcattACGTGAATGGGATGAAGAATTACGccgtaaaaaaagaaaaatcatattgttaGTGGATAATTGTCCGGCTCATCccgatgttaaaaatttgatgtggATTACGTTAGTGTTTATGCCACCAAACACTAGTTCTAAATTACAACCCATGGATCAGGGTGTTATCCATAGTCTAAAGAGTCATTATCGACGACTCCTCCTCTCGGAAATGATATCTTGTATGGATAGtg ACGATAATGCCATTATTGCGTCTGTGTCTTCTGCATCTGACacttatgatgatgatgaggaaGACGAAGATGCAGCATAtgagaataatgaaataatatccgTTCCTACAACCACAGAAGCACTTCGATATGTTTCTAGTATtcgtcaatttcttcaatcgcGAAATACTTCACAAAATGTTCTCGATGGAATAGCCCATGTGGAATtacatataaatgaaattcatttcaccacaataaaacaaaccaaaattagcgatttttttctttctaattcctaa
- the LOC136416514 gene encoding tigger transposable element-derived protein 4-like isoform X1 has protein sequence MSYIIKKKKRKALTLNCKYDIVKRLQRHAKQSEICSEMGLSKSTVATIWKNKETILKTFESGQHSNVKKIKKPNNYEVDQRLLKWFSQQRNNNAIVSGAILQSKAEDFASKVSGNQEPKFNRSWIERFKRRHNITSGRIAGESTSVDMNIVDDWLQNKWPIIRSNFKDEDIFNGDGTGLFFKLTPDRTLKFKGQTCEGGKLSKERITIFVVANLTGSEKRKLLVIGKSRNPRCFKNIVQLPVTYKSNKRAWTNSEIFINALREWDEELRRKKRKIILLVDNCPAHPDVKNLMWITLVFMPPNTSSKLQPMDQGVIHSLKSHYRRLLLSEMISCMDSGKEKFIITLLDAIRFIHMAWQKVSKQTIRNCFRHAGFLENENFDSDDDLPLVEWLKKNQCKNKTDIQEDFLQTNNDFHEFVHVDDNLVSVEFLDDNAIIASVSSASDTYDDDEEDEDAAYENNEIISVPTTTEALRYVSSIRQFLQSRNTSQNVLDGIAHVELHINEIHFTTIKQTKISDFFLSNS, from the exons atgagttatatcattaaaaaaaaaaaacgtaaagctttaactttaaattgtaaatatgacATTGTTAAACGGTTGCAGAGACATGCCAAACAGAGTGAAATTTGTTCAGAAATGGGATTAAGTAAATCAACg gttgcaacaatttggaaaaataaagaaacaatccTAAAAACCTTCGAAAGTGGACaacattcaaatgtaaaaaaaatcaaaaagcccAATAATTATGAAGTTGACCAAAgactcttaaaatggttttctcaacaaagaaataataacgCAATTGTTAGCGGTGCTATATTACAATCAAAAGCTGAAGATTTTGCAAGTAAGGTGTCCGGAAACCAGGAAccgaaatttaatagaagCTGGATCGAAAGGTTCAAAAGAAGGCATAATATTACGAGTGGAAGAATTGCTGGAGAATCGACTTCAGTTGATATGAACATTGTAGATGACTGGCTGCAAAACAAATGGCCAATAATTAGGTCAAACTTTAAGGATGAGGACATCTTCAATGGAGATGGAACCGGTTTATTCTTCAAGCTTACACCTGATAGAACACTAAAGTTTAAAGGGCAAACCTGTGAAGGTGGAAAGCTTTCCAAAGAAAGAATCACTATATTTGTTGTAGCGAATTTGACAGGatccgaaaaaagaaagttattggtaATTGGAAAATCTAGAAACCCTAgatgttttaagaatattgtACAATTGCCAGTAACTTATAAGTCCAATAAAAGGGCATGGACGAattcagagatttttataaatgcattACGTGAATGGGATGAAGAATTACGccgtaaaaaaagaaaaatcatattgttaGTGGATAATTGTCCGGCTCATCccgatgttaaaaatttgatgtggATTACGTTAGTGTTTATGCCACCAAACACTAGTTCTAAATTACAACCCATGGATCAGGGTGTTATCCATAGTCTAAAGAGTCATTATCGACGACTCCTCCTCTCGGAAATGATATCTTGTATGGATAGtggtaaggaaaaatttattattactctttTGGATGCAATACGCTTTATTCATATGGCATGGCAAAAGGTGTCAAAGCAAacgattagaaattgttttcgacatgccggttttctcgaaaatgagaattttgattcagatgaTGACTTACCATTAGTCGAatggcttaaaaaaaatcaatgcaaaaataaaaccgatattcaagaggattttcttcaaaccaacaacgattttcatgaatttgttcATGTGGATGACAATCTTGTGAGCGTTGAGTTTTTAGACGATAATGCCATTATTGCGTCTGTGTCTTCTGCATCTGACacttatgatgatgatgaggaaGACGAAGATGCAGCATAtgagaataatgaaataatatccgTTCCTACAACCACAGAAGCACTTCGATATGTTTCTAGTATtcgtcaatttcttcaatcgcGAAATACTTCACAAAATGTTCTCGATGGAATAGCCCATGTGGAATtacatataaatgaaattcatttcaccacaataaaacaaaccaaaattagcgatttttttctttctaattcctaa
- the LOC136416501 gene encoding uncharacterized protein yields the protein MFLGSSQESESDRASQEDEFKKPKSKKRGRKPKATPSTPTTPTPNSKRPAFDTSATASSARQDEGITSPTTNTPPRQPTFSYTFMVLAAPSMTRVQLALEWEKVNNKNKDIIIKQDTSFLVKTNDERKAHEGLQTLVLQKAITSFKLLNTPTATSKLTSTIRHITPSYSVVATGVELDITDKMFLRNLERLQLKIRFCKRIISRQRGAPTLMMRLITGDLKTYEQLITDRMVHFLGRIYRIVESKPPAPIPSPCGKCSSFEHRTEDCKRPISCSKCQGNHPTTACTSPLPIRCATCNAADHAAWSMKCPRRPTAPIEGIPNVRIKCLNRKSAEVSKTITNESRVHSPITTHDYIINKYKHQLNKTNNNNREELLKKLNKQCIEDFNIETSVVFFGSHMYILMFDLLLPNRISPTEPRDQLKQTITNTDHSI from the coding sequence ATGTTCCTGGGGAGCTCGCAGGAGTCCGAGTCGGACCGGGCGTCCCAGGAGGATGAGTTCAAGAAACCCAAATCCAAGAAGAGAGGCAGGAAACCCAAGGCCACCCCATCCACACCCACAACCCCTACTCCAAACTCCAAGAGGCCCGCATTCGATACCAGCGCAACAGCTTCCTCAGCCAGACAGGACGAAGGAATAACATCACCAACAACGAACACACCTCCAAGACAACCAACATTCTCCTATACGTTTATGGTTCTGGCAGCTCCCTCAATGACCAGGGTCCAACTAGCACTAGAATGGGAAAaggtaaataacaaaaacaaggACATCATCATTAAGCAAGACACAAGCTTCCTGGTCAAAACCAACGACGAGAGGAAAGCACATGAAGGACTCCAAACTCTAGTGCTACAGAAAGCTATAACCTCCTTTAAACTATTGAACACGCCCACCGCAACATCAAAACTAACAAGCACCATCCGTCACATTACACCTTCCTACTCAGTGGTTGCCACGGGGGTAGAGCTCGACATTACGGACAAGATGTTCTTGCGAAACCTCGAAAGGTTACAACTGAAAATACGGTTCTGCAAACGTATCATTTCCAGGCAGAGAGGAGCACCGACACTTATGATGCGGTTAATCACGGGCGACCTTAAGACGTACGAGCAACTGATTACGGATAGGATGGTTCACTTCCTCGGCCGTATCTACAGGATCGTGGAAAGCAAGCCCCCTGCGCCAATCCCCTCACCATGCGGCAAGTGCAGTTCGTTTGAGCACCGCACTGAGGACTGCAAGAGGCCCATAAGCTGCAGCAAGTGCCAGGGTAATCATCCAACAACGGCATGCACATCACCGCTTCCCATCAGGTGTGCCACGTGCAACGCTGCGGACCACGCGGCTTGGAGCATGAAGTGCCCGCGAAGACCGACAGCTCCTATTGAGGGTATCCCAAACGTTAGGATCAAGTGTCTCAACAGGAAGTCCGCCGAGGTCTCAAAGACTATAACGAATGAAAGCAGAGTTCACTCTCCTATTACCACACACGACTATATCATCAACAAATACAAACATCAACTgaacaaaacaaacaacaataatcGAGAGGAACTTCtgaaaaaacttaacaaaCAATGCATAGAGGACTTCAACATTGAGACCTCGGTGGTATTCTTCGGGTCCCACATGTACATACTCATGTTTGACCTTCTCCTGCCCAACCGAATTTCCCCAACAGAACCCCGCGATCAACTTAAACAAACAATCACAAATACGGACCATTCAATCTAA